The stretch of DNA GGCGCATTACTCAACTGCGCCTTTCTGGGAATCTTACGCGCCCAACAAATTCTAATCGCTGCCGGTTTAGCCGAGTTTGGCAAGGAACTTTTAATCGGATTTGGTTTGGTATCGATGGGGCTTGCCGCAACATTTATCCTGAAACAAATGGATTTCAAACGGATGCTCGCATATTCAAGTGTCGAACACATGGGCATACTTGCACTGGGGGTCGGCTTAGGCGGTGGCGCTGTTTTTGGTTCGCTGTTTCATACAGTGAATCATTCGTTTACAAAGGGAATGCTGTTCATGGTAGCAGGAAACATCCTGACGGTTATGCACAGCAAGTCGACGTTTAAGATTCGTGGTTTGCTACACATTATGCCGTACTCATCGGTACTATGGTTAGCAGGTTTTCTTGCAATTACGGGATCACCCCCTTTTGGTTCATTTCTGAGCGAATTCACGATATTAAAGTCGGCAATCGAACAAGGTCATATTATCATTGCCATCTTTTACATACTATTTCTTTCGGTGATCTTTATCGTAATGGCATTAATATTTCTTCGGATGAGCTTTGGCAAACCACGGATCTCAGAACCTATTGCGAAACAAGAGTCTTGGACGATGATTGTGCCTCCCGCCGTGCTATGTGCTATTGTTCTGTTGCTTGGTGTTTACATGCCACAGGTGTTGGAGAATCTTCTTAATGAAGCTGCCCGGCAACTCAGTGGTGCATTATGAAGCAATCTAACTATACTGTTATCCAGAATGGGGAATCTTGCGATGTAGTAGATGTTCCGGAAGTACCATTTGATGCGTTTCGCGAAC from bacterium encodes:
- a CDS encoding proton-conducting transporter membrane subunit; translated protein: GALLNCAFLGILRAQQILIAAGLAEFGKELLIGFGLVSMGLAATFILKQMDFKRMLAYSSVEHMGILALGVGLGGGAVFGSLFHTVNHSFTKGMLFMVAGNILTVMHSKSTFKIRGLLHIMPYSSVLWLAGFLAITGSPPFGSFLSEFTILKSAIEQGHIIIAIFYILFLSVIFIVMALIFLRMSFGKPRISEPIAKQESWTMIVPPAVLCAIVLLLGVYMPQVLENLLNEAARQLSGAL